The proteins below are encoded in one region of Leptolyngbyaceae cyanobacterium:
- a CDS encoding NUDIX hydrolase — MHKKSKIRVLALGMILNKNRIFVSQGYDSHKQESFYRALGGGVKFGESSYQALQREFQEELQAELTNIKYLGCLESIFTCNGKAGHEILQIYQADFLDPKFYQLEQVVFYEKNRQETAVWIELERFQSGELKLVPEGFLDLVK, encoded by the coding sequence ATGCACAAAAAATCCAAAATAAGGGTACTTGCCTTGGGAATGATTTTAAATAAAAATCGGATATTTGTTTCCCAAGGCTATGATTCCCATAAGCAAGAAAGTTTTTATCGGGCTTTGGGGGGCGGAGTGAAGTTTGGGGAATCTAGCTACCAAGCTTTGCAGCGAGAATTCCAAGAAGAACTTCAGGCCGAATTAACTAATATAAAGTATCTAGGTTGCTTGGAAAGTATTTTTACCTGCAATGGCAAGGCGGGACATGAAATTTTGCAAATTTACCAAGCTGATTTCTTAGACCCCAAATTTTATCAATTAGAACAGGTTGTTTTTTACGAAAAAAACCGTCAAGAAACGGCTGTTTGGATAGAACTGGAGCGCTTCCAATCGGGGGAATTAAAGCTAGTGCCGGAAGGGTTTTTAGATTTAGTAAAATAG